The following proteins are co-located in the Candidatus Planktophila lacus genome:
- a CDS encoding HpaII family restriction endonuclease, with amino-acid sequence MPDPRGNIGEWSELYTLGYLLVHGGAFAADEEQSAIPEIFYKVLQVYLAETVDAPETNYVIGPSDVAILVGGNEVGHIDRSLIQRSLELMLNELTDGTHKKTFALATGSELMQLLKRTRISAASSSHENDLDLVLEDQVTQVATPRVGFSIKSQIGARATLLNASGATNFIYKIVPDDPNVARAYPKFEHGKHISNINSLYAAGFHLEFLETANPNFYENLTLLDMKFPDYLAKVLLQYYLTGDKTFSAAVQNVFPEEAVGSRQPIFKLKEFLGAVAMGLRPSKSWDGDTTKFSGILVVKKNGDIVFYYLYNRKKFEEYLFNNVAFERGDTKKHKYGFIYTDEGVDKIKLNLQIRFSN; translated from the coding sequence ATGCCTGACCCACGGGGAAATATTGGTGAGTGGAGCGAACTTTATACTCTCGGATATTTATTGGTCCATGGCGGAGCATTTGCTGCTGATGAAGAACAATCAGCTATACCTGAGATTTTCTATAAAGTCTTACAGGTTTACTTGGCTGAAACCGTAGATGCTCCAGAAACAAATTATGTGATTGGTCCATCCGACGTCGCAATTCTGGTCGGTGGGAACGAAGTTGGGCATATTGATCGCAGCCTGATACAGCGTTCTCTTGAACTGATGCTCAACGAATTAACAGATGGCACCCATAAAAAAACTTTCGCATTGGCAACTGGTTCTGAACTGATGCAACTTCTGAAAAGAACGAGAATTAGTGCAGCCTCTAGCAGCCACGAGAATGATCTGGATCTCGTTTTAGAGGATCAAGTCACTCAAGTAGCAACACCTAGAGTTGGATTCAGCATAAAATCCCAAATTGGTGCAAGAGCTACTCTTTTAAATGCCTCTGGAGCTACAAATTTCATCTATAAAATTGTCCCTGACGATCCAAATGTAGCTAGAGCTTATCCAAAGTTCGAGCACGGTAAACATATTAGTAACATAAATTCTTTATATGCAGCTGGATTTCATCTTGAATTTTTGGAAACGGCGAATCCGAATTTTTATGAAAACTTGACACTTTTAGACATGAAATTTCCTGATTATTTGGCAAAAGTCCTGCTTCAATACTATTTAACGGGAGATAAAACATTCTCTGCTGCAGTTCAGAATGTCTTTCCAGAAGAAGCCGTGGGTTCAAGGCAACCAATTTTCAAACTAAAAGAATTTCTTGGAGCCGTAGCGATGGGTTTGCGACCTAGCAAATCATGGGATGGCGACACTACTAAGTTCAGCGGAATTCTTGTTGTGAAAAAGAATGGTGACATTGTTTTTTACTATTTGTACAACAGAAAGAAATTTGAAGAGTATCTTTTCAATAACGTAGCTTTCGAGCGTGGTGACACGAAAAAGCATAAATATGGTTTTATTTATACAGATGAGGGCGTAGATAAAATCAAATTAAACCTCCAAATTAGATTTTCCAACTAA
- a CDS encoding DNA cytosine methyltransferase, translated as MNSTEIHATNVSEQISALSADKVGSLRGEALSKYKFIDLFAGIGGFHLAFHKAGAECVFASEWDEDARLTYEANFKKISPKLFKSNNFVGDITQVKKSIIPNFDILTGGFPCQPFSQAGFKKGFEDTRGTLFFDIAEIIKIKKPKAFFLENVRGLYSHDGGRTFQTIKETLTEDLGYSFHHAIVKASDHGLPQHRPRLFMVGFRNPDTVFEFPKKRELKFNMSDVMDGKVDREIGYTLRVGGRTSPIDDRRNWDGYRVNGKVRRLTPREGLKMQGFPASFKFPVSDIAAMKQLGNSVAVSAIQDYAKQIIYSLENPRG; from the coding sequence GTGAATTCAACCGAAATACACGCAACGAACGTTTCCGAGCAGATTTCAGCCCTGTCAGCAGATAAAGTCGGATCATTAAGAGGAGAAGCATTGTCTAAGTACAAATTTATCGACCTTTTCGCTGGAATTGGCGGCTTCCATTTAGCCTTCCATAAAGCTGGCGCAGAGTGCGTTTTCGCATCTGAATGGGATGAGGATGCGCGGCTTACTTACGAGGCGAACTTTAAGAAGATTTCTCCAAAGTTGTTTAAGTCCAACAACTTTGTTGGCGACATAACGCAAGTGAAGAAATCAATTATTCCAAACTTTGACATTTTAACTGGCGGATTTCCATGCCAACCGTTTAGTCAGGCAGGCTTCAAAAAGGGATTTGAAGATACACGTGGCACCCTATTCTTCGATATTGCCGAAATTATCAAAATAAAGAAGCCAAAGGCATTCTTCTTAGAAAACGTGCGAGGACTTTACTCGCATGACGGTGGAAGAACCTTTCAAACAATTAAAGAGACTCTAACGGAGGATCTCGGCTACTCATTCCACCATGCGATTGTTAAGGCCTCAGACCATGGATTACCTCAACATCGACCAAGACTATTTATGGTTGGATTCCGAAATCCTGATACGGTCTTTGAATTTCCAAAAAAACGGGAACTAAAATTCAACATGTCCGACGTGATGGACGGGAAAGTTGATCGTGAAATCGGTTACACACTCCGCGTTGGGGGGAGAACGTCGCCAATTGATGACCGCCGCAACTGGGATGGGTATCGCGTGAATGGCAAAGTCAGGCGCCTTACTCCACGTGAAGGTTTAAAAATGCAAGGATTTCCAGCAAGTTTCAAATTTCCAGTTTCTGATATAGCGGCAATGAAGCAACTGGGAAACAGTGTCGCGGTTTCTGCGATTCAAGATTATGCGAAACAGATTATTTACTCCCTAGAGAATCCCAGGGGATAA
- a CDS encoding mycoredoxin yields the protein MSFVMYSTSWCGYCKRLKSQLGELGVTFEEINIEEVPGTAEIVEKVNGGNRTVPTLVFSDGSAMTNPSAKEVVAKLASL from the coding sequence ATGTCATTTGTTATGTATTCAACTAGCTGGTGTGGTTACTGTAAGCGTTTGAAATCTCAATTAGGTGAACTCGGAGTTACTTTTGAAGAGATCAACATTGAGGAAGTACCGGGAACGGCTGAGATCGTTGAGAAGGTAAATGGTGGCAATCGCACGGTGCCGACTTTGGTTTTCTCAGATGGAAGTGCGATGACCAATCCTTCGGCTAAAGAAGTTGTTGCGAAGTTGGCATCGCTTTAA
- a CDS encoding phosphate-starvation-inducible PsiE family protein yields the protein MAKKEIESEDKVYGEKSILPLKYVDMMEDIFHAVLALALLGIGIGAFFFSIKRLIETAPFFPNGMIQGVNDILFIVIILEILRTVISRFTDGVYQLDKFLIIGVIAAVRHILTVGASLTLQTGKSDVAFERAIYEMGLNALIVVALVFAIFLSKSAHRRK from the coding sequence ATGGCAAAAAAAGAGATTGAATCTGAAGATAAAGTCTATGGAGAGAAATCCATCCTTCCACTGAAGTACGTGGACATGATGGAAGATATCTTTCACGCAGTTCTTGCACTCGCCTTGTTGGGTATCGGCATTGGCGCATTTTTCTTTAGCATCAAACGCTTAATTGAGACTGCGCCCTTCTTTCCAAATGGAATGATCCAAGGCGTAAATGACATCTTGTTTATCGTCATCATTCTTGAAATCTTGCGCACTGTTATCTCGCGCTTTACCGATGGCGTTTACCAGCTCGATAAGTTTTTGATTATTGGTGTCATCGCTGCTGTGCGACATATCTTGACGGTGGGCGCATCGCTTACCTTGCAGACAGGCAAGAGCGATGTGGCATTTGAGCGCGCGATTTACGAGATGGGGTTAAATGCCCTGATAGTTGTTGCTTTGGTATTTGCGATCTTCTTATCGAAGAGCGCGCATCGCCGTAAGTAG
- a CDS encoding cytochrome b5 domain-containing protein: protein MKIYAIATGATVALALVVAPSASAAAKEGAACKKAGQSSTVSGRKFTCVKKGSKLVWNKGVVVKSAPTASATAAASAAPAAPAMSATPMATKSAEPSKSAAPASTGYTMERVKANGTSSSCWTVINGYVYDLTKWIGSHPGGSGAITSLCGTDGTSEFLAMHRGQGKPEARLSGYALGKLEK, encoded by the coding sequence ATGAAAATTTATGCGATCGCCACTGGCGCAACCGTTGCTCTGGCTCTAGTTGTTGCCCCATCTGCCTCTGCCGCTGCTAAAGAAGGTGCGGCATGCAAGAAGGCGGGACAGTCTTCGACAGTATCTGGTCGCAAATTTACTTGTGTGAAAAAGGGAAGTAAGTTGGTTTGGAATAAAGGTGTGGTGGTTAAGAGCGCACCAACTGCATCGGCAACTGCTGCTGCAAGTGCGGCACCTGCTGCACCAGCGATGAGTGCAACTCCAATGGCAACCAAATCTGCAGAGCCAAGTAAATCTGCAGCTCCAGCTTCAACGGGTTACACAATGGAGCGCGTAAAAGCTAACGGCACATCTTCTAGTTGTTGGACTGTAATTAATGGATATGTTTACGATTTAACGAAATGGATTGGTTCTCATCCAGGCGGATCAGGTGCAATTACATCTTTATGTGGCACAGATGGCACATCAGAGTTTCTTGCTATGCACCGTGGACAGGGAAAGCCAGAAGCGCGCTTAAGTGGTTATGCGCTTGGCAAACTAGAAAAGTAA
- a CDS encoding cupin domain-containing protein, which yields MSTSKFHVTQDEPHRWRNVEELVYKDEDGDATFKDVTRRVLFGEEHQEGMEVRYFEVDAGGHTTLEKHEHTHLVIPIKGKGSCLVGDEVLPLAIHDLVYVPSWAWHQFRAAENEVLGFLCMVKVKRDRPTLPTAEELAEMKSNSEVAAFIRS from the coding sequence ATGAGCACGAGCAAATTCCACGTTACCCAAGATGAACCTCATCGCTGGCGCAACGTTGAAGAGCTCGTCTACAAAGATGAAGATGGCGATGCCACATTTAAAGATGTAACCCGCCGCGTCTTATTTGGTGAAGAACATCAAGAAGGTATGGAAGTTCGCTACTTCGAAGTAGATGCCGGCGGCCACACCACTCTCGAAAAGCACGAGCACACCCACCTAGTGATTCCGATTAAAGGTAAGGGCTCTTGTTTAGTTGGCGATGAAGTTCTACCTCTAGCAATTCATGACTTGGTCTACGTTCCATCATGGGCGTGGCACCAATTCCGCGCCGCTGAAAACGAAGTGCTTGGCTTCCTATGTATGGTCAAGGTAAAACGCGATCGCCCAACTCTGCCAACCGCTGAAGAACTTGCCGAAATGAAGAGCAATTCTGAAGTTGCCGCTTTTATTCGCTCGTAA
- a CDS encoding O-acetylhomoserine aminocarboxypropyltransferase/cysteine synthase family protein: protein MSEHKWGFKTKALHAGTQPDPQTGARALPIYQSSAFVFENTEDAGNLFALQKYGNIYSRIGNPTVSAFEEKIAALEGGIGAVATSSGQAAQFLTFAALVGTGDHVVASSALYGGTLTQLDVTLRRFGVDTTFVKSDKAEDFAAAITDKTKFLYAEMVSNPASQVGDIEALAKVAHDAGLPLVIDSTVATPYLVRPIEFGADIVLHSATKFLGGHGTTLGGVIVESGKFNWGNGKFPMMTEPVPSYGGVSWWENFGEFGFLTKVRVEQLRDIGASLSAMSAFLLVQGVETLPQRMRDHVINAKAVSEWLESDSRIAWVKYSGLASHPHYARAKKYMPEGPGSVFSFGVKASGDLSGRQTGEKFINSVQLASHLANIGDVRTLVIHPASTTHRQLTDDQLIEAGVPQDLVRISVGLEDIEDILWDLDQALTTATGKAR from the coding sequence ATGAGCGAACACAAGTGGGGCTTTAAAACTAAGGCTCTGCACGCTGGCACGCAGCCAGATCCACAAACTGGTGCGCGCGCACTTCCGATTTACCAATCATCAGCATTTGTCTTTGAAAATACCGAAGATGCCGGAAATTTATTTGCGCTACAGAAGTACGGCAATATCTATAGCCGAATTGGTAACCCAACAGTTTCAGCCTTTGAAGAAAAGATTGCAGCACTTGAAGGCGGCATCGGGGCCGTTGCAACATCTAGCGGACAAGCAGCGCAGTTCTTAACTTTCGCAGCTCTTGTCGGTACAGGCGATCACGTAGTTGCATCATCTGCTTTATATGGCGGCACGTTGACTCAGTTAGATGTCACCTTGCGCCGCTTCGGTGTGGATACAACTTTCGTAAAGTCGGATAAGGCTGAAGATTTTGCCGCGGCGATCACTGATAAAACCAAGTTTCTTTATGCCGAGATGGTGTCCAACCCAGCATCACAAGTTGGCGATATTGAAGCACTGGCAAAGGTGGCACACGATGCTGGCCTGCCTTTAGTTATCGATTCAACTGTTGCCACACCATATTTAGTGCGCCCAATCGAATTTGGTGCTGACATTGTTCTTCACTCAGCAACCAAGTTCTTAGGTGGACACGGCACAACACTGGGCGGTGTAATCGTTGAATCCGGCAAATTTAATTGGGGTAACGGCAAGTTCCCTATGATGACCGAGCCAGTTCCTTCATACGGTGGAGTCTCTTGGTGGGAGAACTTCGGTGAATTTGGATTCTTAACCAAGGTTCGCGTTGAACAGCTGCGCGATATCGGAGCATCGCTAAGTGCGATGTCAGCTTTCTTATTGGTGCAAGGCGTTGAAACGCTGCCACAACGTATGCGCGATCACGTCATCAATGCCAAAGCCGTCTCGGAATGGTTAGAAAGTGATTCACGTATTGCCTGGGTCAAGTACTCAGGACTTGCTAGCCATCCACATTATGCGCGCGCTAAGAAGTACATGCCAGAAGGTCCTGGTTCAGTATTTTCATTTGGCGTTAAGGCATCAGGTGATTTATCTGGACGCCAAACAGGTGAGAAATTTATTAACTCGGTGCAGTTAGCGAGCCACTTAGCCAATATCGGAGATGTGCGCACGCTAGTGATTCACCCAGCAAGCACCACGCACCGCCAGTTAACTGATGATCAGTTGATTGAGGCCGGAGTTCCACAAGACTTGGTTCGCATAAGCGTAGGCTTGGAAGATATTGAAGATATCTTGTGGGATCTAGATCAGGCTTTAACAACTGCAACAGGTAAGGCTCGCTAA
- a CDS encoding CoA-binding protein: protein MAFTEPNAMERLKYMQDAKTVAIVGASDNPSRASYFVATYLLSAAHFKLFFVNPKVDEILGQKVYKSLADIPEPVDIVDVFRKASDIPGVLDEAIAIKAKTFWMQLGISDDVSAERGVAAGLNVVQDKCIKIEHARFAGGLNLAGFNTGIISSKRNKSI from the coding sequence ATGGCATTTACTGAACCAAACGCGATGGAGCGTTTGAAGTACATGCAGGATGCCAAGACCGTTGCAATCGTTGGGGCATCAGATAACCCATCACGCGCTAGTTACTTTGTTGCAACTTATTTACTCTCGGCCGCGCACTTTAAGTTGTTCTTTGTAAACCCGAAGGTCGATGAGATCTTAGGCCAGAAGGTTTATAAGTCACTTGCTGATATTCCAGAGCCAGTGGACATTGTCGATGTTTTCAGAAAGGCATCAGATATCCCTGGCGTCCTTGATGAGGCGATCGCAATAAAGGCTAAGACTTTCTGGATGCAGCTCGGAATTAGCGATGATGTATCTGCCGAACGTGGCGTGGCTGCGGGGCTAAATGTTGTGCAAGATAAATGCATAAAGATCGAGCATGCCCGCTTTGCTGGCGGGCTTAACCTGGCGGGTTTTAATACCGGGATTATCTCTTCCAAGCGCAATAAATCTATTTAG
- a CDS encoding cryptochrome/photolyase family protein — MSQLIYLPFDHLHRKFGALKNADPKQDVIVMVESARMTTGRNWHPQRLHFLISSARHFAQSLRDEGFTVEYEKAPTTIDGITKVQKKYKTHKLICAEPSSHRQMEQLKGFGAELVENDFFLTTRKHFFIWADSQKSYLMETFYRAQRARLNILIENGKPTGGAWNFDKENRLPPPKNYTWPKYLEHKPDAIDLEVGKELGFTPTTTWATTRKGALAQLNNFIENHFATFGPYEDAMALDNWALHHSLLSPYLNNGLLHASEVIDAAVKKFNTGDIPIESAEGFIRQVIGWREYVNGMYWYLGPEYRDNNQLNATKKLLPLFSDPTKTQMNCVKTIVTDIQDRAWVHHIPRLMVLSNLALITGTNPQEFLDWMREVFIDATEWVMVPNVIGMGVHADGGAMMTKPYAAGGAYISRMSNYCKGCAYNPKLRTGDTACPFTTLYWDFLDRHSETFKKNHRMSQQIFGLNRLSDLPELKVRAKEVLKGLDAGTI, encoded by the coding sequence ATGTCGCAGCTGATCTATCTTCCTTTTGATCACCTGCACCGCAAATTTGGCGCGCTAAAGAACGCTGACCCTAAGCAAGATGTAATTGTGATGGTCGAAAGTGCGCGCATGACCACCGGCCGGAACTGGCACCCACAGCGCCTGCACTTTCTTATCTCCTCCGCTCGCCACTTTGCACAATCACTGCGCGATGAAGGCTTCACCGTGGAATATGAGAAAGCTCCAACCACAATCGATGGCATAACCAAGGTTCAAAAGAAATATAAGACCCACAAGTTAATCTGCGCCGAACCTTCATCTCATCGCCAGATGGAACAACTCAAAGGATTCGGCGCAGAATTAGTAGAAAACGACTTCTTCCTAACCACCCGCAAGCACTTCTTTATCTGGGCAGATTCGCAGAAGAGTTATCTGATGGAGACTTTCTATCGCGCTCAACGTGCTCGCTTAAATATCTTGATCGAAAACGGCAAACCAACCGGGGGTGCGTGGAACTTCGATAAAGAGAACCGCTTGCCTCCCCCAAAAAATTACACCTGGCCCAAGTATTTAGAACATAAACCAGATGCGATTGATCTTGAGGTTGGTAAAGAACTGGGCTTCACTCCCACCACAACATGGGCGACTACTCGCAAAGGCGCACTTGCTCAGTTAAATAACTTCATCGAAAACCACTTTGCAACATTTGGGCCATATGAAGATGCCATGGCACTTGATAACTGGGCGCTCCACCATTCACTTCTTAGCCCATACCTAAACAATGGACTTCTTCACGCCAGCGAAGTTATCGATGCCGCAGTAAAGAAGTTCAACACCGGTGATATTCCGATCGAATCTGCCGAAGGATTCATCCGTCAGGTAATTGGCTGGCGCGAATATGTAAATGGCATGTACTGGTACTTAGGCCCTGAATACCGCGATAACAATCAACTTAACGCCACCAAGAAACTTCTGCCGCTCTTTAGCGATCCCACCAAGACCCAGATGAACTGCGTTAAAACTATCGTCACAGATATTCAAGATCGCGCCTGGGTTCACCACATCCCGCGCCTTATGGTCTTAAGTAATTTAGCCCTGATCACCGGCACCAACCCACAAGAATTTCTCGATTGGATGCGCGAAGTATTTATCGATGCCACCGAATGGGTAATGGTTCCCAACGTTATTGGTATGGGCGTTCACGCAGATGGCGGTGCGATGATGACTAAGCCATATGCGGCAGGCGGTGCCTATATCTCGCGCATGTCTAATTACTGTAAAGGCTGCGCCTACAACCCCAAACTGCGCACCGGCGATACCGCTTGTCCATTTACTACTTTGTATTGGGATTTCCTAGATCGTCACTCTGAAACCTTTAAGAAGAACCACCGCATGAGCCAGCAGATCTTCGGTCTTAATCGCTTATCTGATCTACCTGAGTTAAAGGTGCGCGCGAAAGAAGTTCTAAAGGGTTTAGATGCAGGAACTATTTAA
- the prpB gene encoding methylisocitrate lyase: MKPESAGSKFKKALQEEKPLQIVGAINANHALLAKRAGYRAIYLSGGGVAAGSLGVPDLGITTLEDVLTDVRRITGVCDLPLLVDADTGFGPSAFNIGRTVKDLIKAGAAAMHIEDQVQAKRCGHRPNKEIVSKGEMVDRIKAAVDARTDADFGIMARTDSIAIEGIDAAIERALAYIEAGADFVFPEAIRDLESYKKFAAAVGKPILANITEFGLTPLFTRDELGANGVGMILYPLSAFRAMNKAAENVYEAIRRDGTQAGVIDSMQTREELYERINYYEFEKALDQFQSEKD, encoded by the coding sequence ATGAAGCCAGAATCGGCCGGAAGTAAATTTAAGAAGGCGCTGCAGGAAGAGAAGCCACTGCAGATTGTTGGTGCAATAAATGCAAATCATGCGTTGCTGGCAAAGCGGGCTGGATACCGCGCCATTTACTTATCTGGTGGTGGGGTCGCCGCAGGTTCACTGGGTGTTCCAGATCTTGGAATAACAACTTTAGAAGATGTCTTAACTGATGTTCGTCGAATAACTGGAGTTTGTGATCTGCCCCTGTTGGTTGATGCCGATACAGGTTTTGGGCCATCGGCTTTTAATATCGGTCGCACTGTAAAAGATTTAATCAAAGCAGGCGCAGCTGCAATGCACATTGAAGATCAGGTGCAGGCAAAGCGTTGTGGCCATCGCCCGAATAAAGAGATTGTTAGCAAGGGCGAAATGGTTGATCGCATTAAGGCAGCCGTTGATGCGCGCACGGATGCAGATTTTGGAATCATGGCGCGCACAGATTCGATTGCAATTGAAGGTATCGATGCTGCGATTGAAAGAGCACTTGCCTACATTGAAGCTGGTGCTGATTTTGTTTTCCCTGAGGCGATCCGCGATCTGGAAAGTTATAAGAAGTTTGCCGCCGCTGTTGGTAAGCCGATCTTGGCTAACATCACCGAATTTGGTTTAACCCCTTTATTTACTCGTGACGAACTCGGCGCCAATGGCGTGGGAATGATCTTGTATCCGTTGTCAGCTTTCCGCGCGATGAACAAGGCGGCCGAAAACGTTTATGAGGCGATTCGCCGTGATGGAACCCAAGCCGGTGTCATCGATTCGATGCAGACCCGCGAAGAGTTGTACGAGCGAATTAATTATTATGAATTCGAAAAAGCGCTAGATCAATTCCAGAGCGAAAAGGATTAG
- a CDS encoding bifunctional 2-methylcitrate dehydratase/aconitate hydratase, translating into MSANITRVNQEFDKEIVDIVDYVFDYEVTSDLAYETAWSCLMDTLGCGLESLEYEACTKLLGPLVPELQVKDGVRVPGTAYRLDPVQGAFNIGALIRWLDFNDTWLAAEWGHPSDNLSAILSVADWISQHPQYGTGKKLTMRDVMTAMIKAHEIQGCIALENSFNKVGLDHVILVKIASTAVVSQMLGLTREQALNAVSLAWIDGHSLRTYRHYPNAGSRKSWAAGDATSRAVRLALMAKLGEMGYPSALTAKTWGFYDTLFRGNHFKFQRPYGSYVMENVLFKISYPAEFHSQTAVEAAFTLHKQMVAAGKTSDDIAKISIRTHEACIRIIDKKGPLNNPADRDHCIQYMVAVPLIFGRLTARDYEDVIADDPRVDALRAKMHLREDESFTADYFDPAKRSIANAMTIEFNDGTVLGEEVVEYPVGHARRRAEGIPLLVEKFKINLNRIFDANQQKKILDLCLDRKALEATEVKDFMAMLVKE; encoded by the coding sequence ATGTCGGCAAATATCACCCGTGTAAATCAGGAGTTCGATAAAGAAATCGTAGATATCGTCGATTACGTCTTTGATTACGAAGTTACTTCGGATCTGGCATATGAAACTGCGTGGTCATGTTTGATGGACACCTTGGGTTGTGGCCTGGAATCACTCGAATACGAAGCCTGCACCAAGTTGCTTGGTCCGCTAGTTCCAGAACTTCAGGTTAAAGATGGTGTGCGCGTTCCGGGCACCGCTTATCGCTTAGATCCAGTGCAGGGTGCATTTAATATCGGTGCCCTTATCCGTTGGTTAGATTTCAATGACACCTGGCTTGCCGCTGAATGGGGACACCCATCAGATAACTTAAGCGCGATCTTGTCTGTCGCTGACTGGATCTCGCAGCATCCGCAATATGGCACCGGTAAGAAACTCACTATGCGCGATGTAATGACTGCGATGATCAAGGCCCACGAAATTCAGGGCTGCATCGCACTTGAAAATTCATTTAACAAAGTTGGTCTAGATCACGTGATCTTGGTAAAGATCGCATCCACCGCTGTGGTTTCGCAGATGCTCGGTTTAACTCGCGAGCAAGCGCTTAACGCGGTTTCACTTGCTTGGATCGATGGACATTCACTTCGCACATATCGCCATTACCCAAATGCGGGATCACGTAAATCTTGGGCGGCAGGCGATGCCACATCTCGCGCGGTGCGTCTTGCACTTATGGCCAAGTTAGGTGAGATGGGTTATCCATCTGCACTAACTGCCAAGACCTGGGGTTTCTACGACACCTTGTTCCGCGGCAATCACTTTAAATTCCAACGCCCATACGGTTCATATGTAATGGAGAACGTGCTCTTTAAGATTTCCTACCCAGCAGAGTTCCACTCACAAACAGCGGTAGAAGCAGCATTTACGCTGCATAAGCAGATGGTTGCTGCAGGAAAGACCAGCGATGACATCGCCAAGATCAGCATCCGCACCCACGAAGCATGTATCCGAATCATCGATAAGAAGGGGCCGCTTAATAACCCTGCAGATCGCGATCACTGTATCCAGTACATGGTTGCGGTGCCGTTGATCTTTGGTCGTTTAACTGCCCGTGACTACGAAGATGTAATCGCGGATGATCCACGAGTTGATGCGCTGCGCGCGAAGATGCACCTGCGCGAAGATGAAAGCTTTACTGCAGATTACTTTGACCCCGCAAAGCGTTCGATCGCTAATGCAATGACCATCGAATTTAACGATGGAACAGTGCTTGGTGAAGAAGTCGTCGAATATCCAGTAGGCCATGCTCGTCGTCGCGCTGAGGGAATTCCGTTGCTAGTTGAGAAATTCAAGATCAACTTAAACCGCATCTTCGACGCCAATCAACAGAAGAAGATCTTGGACCTTTGCTTAGATCGCAAAGCGCTGGAGGCCACTGAAGTTAAGGACTTCATGGCGATGTTGGTCAAGGAATAA
- a CDS encoding UbiA family prenyltransferase, whose translation MKKLRGLLKASHFGPTLIVTSISWFFAAHYWWEGPAYVIAFGVFTGQLVVGWSNDLYDYKDDLMHNRQNKPLVSELISQSYLKRWLTFMVPFSFVANLLGPLGFKGGLVYMFGISMGVAYNFYFKFNVFSWFPYALAFAALPSCIAISKDVTPPVWMWLGGALLGSAAHFINVIKDMDQDRASGIGGAPQRIGKRNSIVVAGLLIALGLSTLVVFN comes from the coding sequence TTGAAGAAATTGCGCGGCCTGCTTAAAGCCTCACACTTTGGGCCGACGCTAATTGTCACGAGCATTTCTTGGTTCTTTGCCGCGCATTACTGGTGGGAAGGACCCGCCTATGTAATCGCTTTTGGTGTATTTACCGGTCAATTGGTTGTCGGCTGGAGCAATGATCTATATGACTATAAAGATGATTTGATGCATAACCGGCAGAACAAACCACTTGTATCTGAACTTATCTCGCAAAGCTATTTAAAGCGCTGGTTAACTTTCATGGTGCCGTTCTCATTTGTGGCAAATTTGCTTGGCCCGCTTGGGTTTAAAGGCGGCTTGGTTTATATGTTTGGAATATCAATGGGAGTTGCCTACAACTTCTACTTTAAATTCAATGTCTTCTCATGGTTTCCATACGCGCTGGCTTTTGCGGCGCTACCTTCATGTATTGCGATATCAAAAGATGTAACTCCACCAGTATGGATGTGGCTTGGGGGAGCGTTGCTGGGATCTGCTGCACACTTTATAAATGTAATTAAAGATATGGATCAGGATCGCGCAAGTGGCATTGGTGGTGCGCCACAGCGAATCGGTAAGCGCAACTCAATAGTGGTTGCAGGGCTGTTGATCGCCCTAGGGCTTTCAACGCTAGTTGTATTTAACTAA